From Thermodesulfovibrionia bacterium, one genomic window encodes:
- a CDS encoding nitrilase-related carbon-nitrogen hydrolase, which yields MKTGIFQFDTAFGKKEENLKKVAAALKDIDLQLLVLPELFATGYQFRSQDEVAELSETIEGGQTTEFLCDMSREKGIYIVAGLPERDGDKFYNSAVLTGPEGLIGTYRKTHLYFEETLYFTPGDTGFRVWDTKIGKIGVMICYDWFFPESLRCLAIEGAEIVAHPSNLVLPYCPDSMHVRALENRVFTVTANRIGTEDRTAGKPLKFIGQSLIASPRGEVLVKASYSKEEIIIADIDPSAARDKSLNIYNDIFNERRPDMYGALLKK from the coding sequence ATGAAAACAGGCATCTTTCAATTTGATACGGCATTTGGGAAAAAAGAGGAGAACCTTAAGAAGGTTGCGGCTGCATTAAAAGATATTGACCTTCAGCTCCTTGTCCTGCCTGAGCTTTTTGCAACAGGCTATCAGTTCAGGTCACAGGATGAGGTGGCTGAGCTTTCTGAAACTATCGAAGGTGGACAGACGACCGAGTTTCTCTGTGACATGTCCAGAGAAAAAGGCATCTATATCGTTGCCGGGCTTCCTGAAAGGGACGGAGATAAATTTTATAACTCAGCCGTGCTCACAGGGCCTGAAGGATTGATAGGCACATACCGCAAGACACATCTCTATTTTGAGGAGACATTATACTTCACGCCCGGAGATACAGGCTTCAGGGTATGGGATACAAAGATAGGAAAGATCGGTGTCATGATCTGCTATGACTGGTTCTTCCCCGAATCATTGCGATGCCTTGCCATTGAGGGTGCGGAGATAGTGGCGCATCCTTCAAACCTTGTGCTTCCTTACTGCCCTGATTCAATGCATGTCAGGGCGCTTGAGAACAGGGTCTTCACTGTCACTGCAAACCGTATCGGGACTGAAGACAGAACAGCAGGCAAACCGCTGAAGTTCATAGGCCAGAGCCTGATAGCCTCGCCAAGAGGTGAAGTATTGGTAAAGGCATCATACAGCAAAGAGGAGATCATAATCGCAGATATTGACCCTTCGGCTGCGAGAGATAAATCATTAAATATTTATAATGATATCTTTAACGAAAGAAGGCCGGATATGTATGGGGCTTTGCTTAAAAAATAA
- a CDS encoding YHS domain-containing (seleno)protein, translated as MINKRFRRPFYLIIALAILSIHLSCTSSLPPVNADSKGIAIKGYDAVAYHSVNKPLVGKNAFVFEWNGAKWLFANEEHMRLFMDFPDRYAPKYGGYCAYAVSQGSTADMDPEAWIIVKNRLYLNLNKETQALWEKDMVANINKADSNWPGVLKQK; from the coding sequence ATGATTAATAAGAGATTTCGCAGACCATTTTATCTCATTATCGCTCTTGCTATCCTTTCAATCCATCTTAGTTGCACATCTTCTCTTCCACCTGTCAATGCCGATTCAAAGGGTATCGCAATAAAAGGATACGATGCTGTCGCATACCACTCCGTGAATAAGCCTCTCGTTGGGAAGAATGCTTTTGTGTTTGAATGGAACGGGGCAAAGTGGCTCTTTGCGAATGAGGAGCATATGAGGCTCTTCATGGACTTTCCCGATAGGTATGCGCCAAAGTACGGGGGATATTGCGCCTATGCGGTAAGCCAGGGCTCCACTGCTGATATGGATCCTGAGGCATGGATTATAGTTAAAAACCGCCTCTACCTTAACCTTAATAAAGAGACACAGGCACTATGGGAAAAGGATATGGTCGCCAATATCAACAAAGCCGACAGCAACTGGCCCGGGGTCTTGAAGCAGAAATGA
- a CDS encoding cytochrome b/b6 domain-containing protein, with the protein MSHSDENKIIDDIPVSEKILRFRKSERSLHWALAVPFLVCMTTALVMVIVYNPDPQRPYRALFSWTHRISGMFLIFLPFAAVMKSRGDHRIYFYNIKQAWVWTIEDMRWLSLMGLAAVSKKFVLPEQGKFNAAEKINFMNLMATYPLYILTGLLVWLTDVAFVSWVLHFLMAMIVVPLIAGHIYMALINPASRIGLEGMVTGFVDRHWAKHHYGKWYREHYGDDRPPDSER; encoded by the coding sequence ATGAGCCACAGTGATGAAAATAAGATTATAGATGATATCCCGGTTTCAGAAAAGATATTGCGCTTCAGAAAATCAGAGAGGTCGCTGCACTGGGCGCTGGCTGTGCCGTTTCTCGTATGCATGACAACAGCGCTTGTGATGGTTATCGTATACAACCCTGACCCTCAGCGTCCGTACCGCGCGTTATTCTCCTGGACGCACAGGATATCCGGCATGTTCCTCATATTCCTTCCATTTGCAGCGGTGATGAAAAGCAGGGGGGATCACAGGATATATTTTTACAACATAAAACAGGCATGGGTCTGGACAATTGAAGATATGAGATGGCTCTCCCTCATGGGGCTTGCTGCTGTAAGCAAAAAGTTCGTGCTCCCTGAGCAGGGCAAGTTCAATGCCGCAGAAAAGATCAACTTCATGAACCTCATGGCGACATACCCGCTTTATATACTGACCGGCCTGCTGGTATGGCTGACCGATGTCGCCTTTGTCTCATGGGTTCTGCATTTTCTTATGGCGATGATAGTTGTCCCGCTGATAGCAGGACATATATATATGGCATTGATCAATCCCGCAAGCCGCATCGGACTTGAAGGGATGGTAACAGGCTTTGTTGACAGGCACTGGGCAAAGCATCATTACGGCAAATGGTATCGGGAGCATTACGGGGATGATCGTCCGCCCGATAGTGAGAGGTGA
- a CDS encoding DUF362 domain-containing protein, which yields MAKVIIRNASYDYKTLKPAFFELFDAVAGGLVQKGSRVLIKPNFLAPAPPDKAIVTHPLIIKAAAEYVLYHGAHPVISDSPATGSFEKILIESGVKSALEGLDVEFSEFKKSVSIEAGKPFGKIEIAEEALNADLFINLPKLKTHSQMLLTLGVKNLFGCIVGMKKPEWHLRAGTDTEIFARLLVRIYQAVKPSVTIIDGILAMEGQGPGRSGEPREIGIIAGSLDTAALDIALCRMLGIAPEKVLTNKIALEYGIVDEDIEIDGAMPEIRDFKFPQTGSGMFGPKRFHSFMRSHLTQRPVCNDKMCKLCGECWKYCPAKAINHSKKKIDFNYDKCIRCYCCVEVCPHGALRTEETMPGKMIRKCLKM from the coding sequence ATGGCAAAGGTAATAATCAGGAATGCGTCGTACGACTATAAAACATTAAAGCCCGCATTCTTTGAACTCTTTGACGCAGTTGCAGGCGGCTTGGTTCAGAAGGGAAGCCGCGTGCTGATAAAGCCGAACTTCCTTGCGCCTGCTCCTCCTGACAAAGCAATAGTTACCCACCCTTTGATCATTAAAGCTGCTGCCGAGTATGTGCTTTATCATGGCGCTCACCCTGTTATATCCGACAGCCCTGCTACAGGCTCTTTTGAGAAAATACTGATAGAGAGCGGGGTCAAAAGCGCTCTTGAAGGCCTTGATGTAGAGTTCAGCGAGTTTAAAAAAAGCGTCTCTATCGAAGCAGGCAAACCATTCGGCAAGATCGAAATCGCTGAAGAGGCTCTGAATGCTGATCTGTTTATAAACCTTCCGAAATTAAAGACCCACTCGCAGATGCTCCTTACGCTCGGGGTGAAAAATCTCTTCGGCTGTATTGTCGGAATGAAGAAGCCCGAATGGCATTTGAGGGCAGGCACAGACACTGAGATATTTGCAAGGCTGCTCGTCAGGATCTATCAGGCGGTAAAACCATCTGTAACAATTATTGACGGAATACTGGCGATGGAGGGACAGGGCCCGGGCAGGAGCGGCGAACCGAGGGAGATCGGCATAATTGCTGGCAGCCTGGATACAGCAGCTCTTGATATCGCATTGTGCAGGATGTTAGGTATAGCGCCTGAGAAGGTCTTAACAAACAAGATAGCGCTTGAGTACGGGATAGTGGATGAAGATATTGAGATCGACGGGGCGATGCCTGAGATCAGAGACTTTAAGTTTCCTCAGACAGGCTCCGGAATGTTCGGCCCGAAACGGTTTCACAGCTTTATGAGAAGCCACTTAACGCAGCGGCCTGTATGCAATGACAAAATGTGCAAACTCTGCGGAGAGTGCTGGAAGTACTGCCCTGCAAAAGCGATAAATCACTCTAAAAAGAAGATTGATTTTAACTATGACAAGTGCATCAGGTGTTACTGCTGTGTAGAAGTCTGTCCCCACGGCGCTCTGAGGACAGAAGAGACTATGCCGGGGAAGATGATAAGAAAATGCCTGAAGATGTAA